The Piliocolobus tephrosceles isolate RC106 chromosome 10, ASM277652v3, whole genome shotgun sequence nucleotide sequence CAGAATCATGCCTGGGACAGAATAGGCACTTAGTAAATAGTtcataaaggaaggaaggaaggaagaaaagcaaacctcatccaaaattcttttttttttttcttaccttttaaacatttcttaaagaCCACTGAACCCTCTGGTATTGAATTTTCATTGCAGTAAAAAATCAGGATAGTAAAGTAAATGGCTTCAGCAGCTTATTTCAATTAATAATGTAAATTAGATGCCAAATTACCGTGTCTTTTGCTttccctgtttattttttattgtattctaaTTCCATCTTATCATCCTCCCCTCAcctctgttttaaaaatccactAGGTTTTCATTGGTACTTTGTGATATACCTTTGACTATGACATTTCCCAAGAGAACATGTTTTTCCCACTATTTCAGATTTCAAGATGGAGGAAAATAGGGGCTCCTGTGTTCCGCCTTGCATAGAGTGACATGAGTAGATATCACCGGACTTTTGGCCCCTAGCCAGTGGCTCATTTTGTTTGCTAggcttcctttgatttttttttttcttactgactttATCCATTGATTTAAATCCTTCTATAAATATTAAAGggaataagtgaaataaataaatgaactccAGGGATATTAGAAACTTTTCTTTAGTTTCTCACTTTGTTTTCACTCATGATAATTGAGCATAGACATATTAAACATGCAGttcagccgagtgtggtggctcacacctgtaatcctagcattttgggaggccaaggtgggaggatcacttgaggtcaggagtttgagactatccttgccaacatgacgaaaccccatctttactaaaaatacaaaaattagtcgggcgtgggtgacacatgcctgtaatcccagctactggggaggctaaggcatgagagtcgcttgaacctgggaggtggaggttgcagtgagcagatatcaggccactgcactccagcctgggtgacagagcaagactatcaaagaaacaaacgaacaaaacatGCAGTTCATCTTTCCCTCAGTAGATACTGAAAGAgtgggataaaaagaaaaaatatatatatgtgtgtgtatatatgataatgtgtatatgtgtgtttgtgtgtatatatacatgtatataccaAAGACTGTAAGTCATTAAGATATCTTTGCATAAATCACTATTAAAACAttgtggggttttgttgttgttgttgtttgtctttttgagacagggtctcactgtctctcaggctgcagtgcagtggcgcgatctcggctcactgcaacctctgcctcccaggttcaagcgatcctcctgtcagcctccctagtagctgggattacaggtgtgcaccaccatgcccagctaatttttgtatttttagtagagaccaggtttcaccgtgttggccaggctggtctcaatctcatgacctcaggtgatccacccacctcgacttgccaaagtgttgggattacaggcgtgagactcCAGGCCCGACCAAACATTGTGGCTAGAGGAGTAGTTACATCTTCGGCTTCTAGTAGTGGGAATTTGTGACTGTCCAGGAAACAAAACTTCAATAGAAACTGGTACCCCTCTCCAAAATAGCATTTTGCCTACTCATCATTTTATGAAGTCTAAACAGGCAACTGTGTAACCTGTGGTTAACAGAGTATTAAGTTAAATTATTCTGAGCCAATGAAGTCATGTTCTCTACGTTTGTTGTTATCAATGGCTATAACCCAGCTGATTCTATATCTATATACCCATCgtttgttgtttaaaaaagaaagaattgtatTATCTGATTGTTTTTTGAGCCCAGACTTGGGCATTTATTATCTTCTAAGCTTGAAACTGTTTCACCTTTAGGGTTTGGCTAAGCCAGgtccatttatatttttttttagcaagcatattaaaatattttatacaatattttggATTTGAATGGAGAATAAGCAagatctttaattttctttagatTTGACTtctagtgtattttaaaaaaacgtttattttaggttcaggggtacatggcaggtttgttacagagttAAATTGCATGttgtgggggtttggtgtacagattatttcgtcatccaggtagtaagcatagtagctgataggtagttttctgatccttaccctcctcccaccctctaccctcaagtaggccccagtgtctgttgttcctttctttatGTAAAGTATATCTAGGACTGCATTTTTATTCATTAGTATGTTTATATACAAAATACTTTAtgatttcttacatttttatactCCTTTGGATCTGTAACATTATTATCATTGTGCAAATAATATTCTCACATTATATAAGCTGTATTTTATGGTTACAGAGctccattttattattaatgatttcttttgatttagctattaatttttttttgatatcTAAACAGTGTATGGGTTTCGACAGACCATGATGAAATTGAGAATGTGGCCAAACAATTTGGTGCACAAGTTCATCGAAGAAGTTCTGAAGTTTCAAAAGACAGCTCTACCTCACTAGATGCCATCATAGAATTTCTTAATTATCATAATGGTATGAATTTGATTAATAGTTTATTCAAACTGTTATGTACTTTTCTACTTCCTTTATTATCTCATAAGACTTGTTTTAACATTTGAATTCCAAACCTTAATATTACTTCCTTGCaaggaacttttttttaaatatccttttcaTTTCTCTCGTCCTTTTAAGAGGTTGACATTGTAGGAAATATCCAAGCTACTTCTCCATGTTTACATCCTACTGATCTTCAAAAAGTTGCAGAAATGATTCGAGAAGAAGGATatgattctgttttctctgttgtgAGACGCCATCAGTTTCGATGGAGTGAAATTCAGAAAGGAGGTAATCTCTTATCAGTCTTTATTTTAGCTCATTTAATTGAGaatcaatttttttatatataaatattctttaGACATGAGGAGACTAAAAGGGAGCTGTAAAAGAGAATATTTGACTCATTACTTTAGTAGGTAATGACATTTACAATCAGTTGTAAATGTGTTATTGAGCCAACACAACTAGACCAAATTAATTCTTTGCTTTACTCTTTACAAAGGGACATTCTAATCCTCTTATTTCTATTTGCCTTTTGAGGCAGACATGCCGTTGTTCTAGATCAAATACTTCTATGTTGGTTCTAGACATGTTTGATGAACTCCATACGAATCatatagaaatagaaagcatCCTCCAAAGTGTTCCGCAGGATCTTAAGAATGATATTTCGAAGTTCTTCCCCAAATTCCTAACTCTATATATAAAAAGGGTTTCATAGGGTTTACTAGGCATTTCGCCTGCCGTGTCCAGTGTGCTGTAAATCTTATCCAGAGAATTATTATAAACACTGTTTTTCCATTCAGTACATTTCAATTGTTTCCTAGGGATTCCATTTTCTGTTGaaattctcaattttttaaatccatttaaaCAAAAAAGTCCTTTCCtctaatttaacatatttttgatAGCTATTCGAAAGTCCTTAATGCAGATTTCAACATCTAGTCACTTACAGTTCTGTACTCTGACTGCTTCTCTCTTGATTGTGAGTCACCTATTTCTGCCTCTTCATTTGGCTCATGTTTAATTGTATATCTGGCATAGACACTTGAGTACGTATTTTCCTCCAGAGAGGTTGCACCTTTTCTTCTATCAGGCAGATAGGATAAGGGGCTGATCCCTTTGATCCAATTAGGAATTGGACTGGGTTGAAACTTTAATTTCATCTCACCTCTTAGTTTAGGTGTCTTATTAGGAGATATATCTCGTATGTGTTACTGACACTCACACCCATCCCCTACTCTTGCTAACAAGACTCTTAAGGGATCTGAGGACCACAATACTGTAATGATATCTTTCCAGCCCATTCCGAGCTTCCCGCACAGTACACTCAGCCAAAGTCTCGTAGGAGGATTAGGTGGAAAAACTAGCTGTATGTTTGTAGTTCCTACAGATGACAATCTGTAAGTCAAGTCCACAAGGCCATTAAAAGCCATTCTAGTTTTTGCCTACCTCAGCAGAGTCCCTTTGATTATGCAAAGCTTGATCTTTCTTGCACCTTCTCCTCATACTCAGCAGATATGCCCAGGGAGAAAGCAGCCACTGATACTAGGAAAGACTTGTCCCTCTCTTTTCTTCAGAGTACCACTTGAATTATCTAGTTGGTTTAATTACCTGTCTCTACCCCTAGATTGTACACCTTTTGAGAATAGAGAGGGTTCTGGTCACTACTCTGTAGCCAGTGCCTGTAAAGCTATGTTATCTCTAgctatttaatttgtatttgctAAGGTTTTTTCCTGGGTTATTTCAAATACCGGGGTGGAATTGAACAGGGGATGGTTTAGTTAAACAAGTAAGTAGAGGTTATTCCTAGAAGCCTTTATACACACAGAAATGACAGCAAAAAGTGAAGAAAGATTCTGGAGAATAAGCAgctgttaaacacacacacacacacacacgcacacacacacagatttgaGGAAAACTCAGTGAAAAGACGAAAGAATCTCTGTGGCAATACCAAAGGCTTCATTGATTACATTATGTTCTATTAATTAATATTGACATTACTGAGCCTTTATTATCAGGTATACTCATAAACATAATTTGTTATTATGtttagtatatttttaactaATGGTAAGAATGTATAATATGTTACATAAACATTTTCATCAATATAAAATCTTCAATAATTTAATGGAGAAATCTATAGTTTTCAGCAATAATTGTATAAAAACAAGTTCTCAACCACATTagataaataaaacttatttctGTATGCGCAGACAATGAGAAAAGAGATTAAAGGGCTCAAATATTGAATATAGGTCTTTTGTGACCAATTCAGTTCTTTGAAAGCTACTTTAAGGTTGTCTTGATGTCCTCCCAAAGCATTGTATTTGTATGAATACCTTAATTGTTTcacatttcattataaaatactttatttttctagtaGCTATTGGAAAGCAAATATAAATCATCAGAATCATTACAGATttgattcctttaaaaaaagttcttttttttttttttgagatggagtcttgctctgttgcccaggctggagtgcagtggcgcaatctcggctcactgcaagctctgccccccgcccccctcaccccgggttcaagcagttcttctgccggagcctcccaagtagctgggattacaagtgcccaccaccacgcccagctaaatttgtatttttagtggagatggcgttccactatgttggctgggctggtctcgaactcctgacctcaagtgattcgcccgcctccgcctccaaagtgctaggattacaggcgtgagccaccgcatccagtctaaaaatagttctttatcaggctgggcgcagtggctcacacccataatcccagcactttgggaggccgaggtgggcggatcacaagatcaggagttcaagaccagcttggccaacatgataaaaccctgtctccactaaaaatacaaaaattagccaggaatagtggtgcatgcctatagtcctagctactcaggaggctgaggcaggagaatcgcttgaacccgggaggcagaggttgcagtgagccgagatggcaccgttgcactccagacagaaggagactctgtctcaaaaaaaaaaaaattctctatctAGATAGAGAAATGCTCTGCATTCTGAGTTcgtttttattaacttttttaaagttaCTAAATGAACACTTTCTATATTCAGACCAACATGGACTTACTCTAACTTTTTGCTTTCAGTTCGTGAAGTGACCGAACCTCTGAATTTAAATCCAGCTAAACGGCCTCGTCGACAAGACTGGGATGGAGAATTATATGAAAAtggctcattttattttgctaaaagaCATTTGATAGAGATGGGTTACTTGCAGGTTTGTACGTTCATTTTGCATAATCCTTTTAAGTGCTTTTGTAGGcatactttgagttctagggaAGAAGTATGGTACAATTTCTTTATGATAAAAGTATCAACCTATAGAGGAAAGGTAATAGCTAACAACATTTGCTATCTGAGGCATTTATCCTGCAGGTTTACCCCAAGGTGATCTTTGGAATCCATTCAGTAAATATACAAGGAATTCTgctataatgataaaaaaatgaATCAAGTACTGCGTGTCTGCACATGCCCTGGTACtcatattattccatttaaaacTATGTAATCCATGTTTGTGTTATAGTTATGTTGTGGCTGTAGGGTTGAATAACTTGTATTGctctaaaaagacaaataatttcatAGAGGTGAAAAGAGTTACAACCTGGGCGACAGGAAACCCGGATTCTTACTCTAACTGCCTCTTACTATGTAAGCTTGAATATGTATCATTTTATCTGCTCTGACTctcatttctctcattttcaaataATGGATTTAATGTCTCTCTCATTTTAGAGCCTGCAACATGGTTGCATCATATATTTCTTAACTTGTTAATTttagttgtcattattatttattatttactgtgTACTGTGGAGTATGTGAAACACTTTGCATGTGTTATCTTACGTAATCTGCATAGCAAATGAATGAAGTGGACATTTCTACCcagttttacagaggagaaaactgcaTCTCTGAAAAATGAAGTAATTGACTCAAGGCAAAAACAGCTAATAAATGGTACTGTCAGGATTTGGATTCAGGTTCTTATGTTACTCAAGAGATAgcatttttaaagagagagagggaaatctCTCCATTGTCTAATAAAAATTCTAATGGGACTCTTATTCtgagcaaaagagagaaaaacatttttacaaatctTCTGGTCAATGTATAGGCAAACTATAGACTGGCTGTGTAGATAAATTTAAGTGTTCAGAGAAATTAGATTTGACATACATAGATACTACTATTTTTAAGCTCTTTTCTAAGGAGGACCATGGTGCAACCCATTCCTAAAGTGTGGAGAAAAATGTTTCTCGTTAAAACAAGATTTATGAAGAGACTgacaattctgaaaaaaaaaagaaattgaaattatcCAGTAATTGATCTGGTCATTCAAATAATTACTATCAGAAGAAAGGCCCCTTCTCTTGCCGACTCTTGCCTACAATCAAGAGACTGCCCTTGCCATTGCCCACATGTGACTTGGATGACTATTAGTCATTTTCATCAGTAGCTCAGGGATCTAAGAAAACTCTCTACAACAGATGCTACAGTTATTTTTCCTCCCCTGTGTTGCCTGTTAGTTGCAAATTAGAACAGAAGTTCCAAAAACCTTTATACTGCTTTTGGATGATGACAGGAGAGAATTCTTGAAAAAAAGGAGGATATGATTAAGGGATTTCCACGAAACCCCATGAGGTCAGAATCCTGGAGGCTATAATGTTTCTGcttttttcaatattaaaatagaaattttcttaAATAGGGAACTTGAACTGTTTAGAtagaatttgaaaaatgttaaagttATTTAATGTGAgctttctccttaaaaaaaaaaaaaaaaaagctgggcatggtggctgaggcatgtcacccagcactttgagaggccagccTGAGGCctcaagaggatagcttgaggccaggttTCCAAgagcagccttggcaacatatCAAGATCTTATATCtacagaaaacttttaaaaaatttagccagacatgGAGTTGTGTACCTGTAGTACCAgatccttaggaggctgaggtgggaggattgcttgagcccaagatttCAGGGttataatgagctatgattgcagcattgctctccagcctgggtggcagagtgaaaccctaactcgaaaaaataaagtaaaaataaattgaaaaatcatttttatgtgaCTGATTTTTACTGGGTTATTCATTTTTCTCAGTACTGTAGAAATGAATTCTTTGTGCTGTATTATAATAAAGTTTTGATATATGtgaatgaatattaaaaacagtattcaTGACACTTGTACTATCTTTAGGGTGGAAAAATGGCATACTATGAAATGCGAGCTGAGCATAGTGTGGATATAGATGTGGATATTGATTGGCCTATTGCAGAGCAAAGAGTAttaaggtaaaaacaaacaaacctgtatAACCTTTGTACTAAATCCTAATAATTATACTTCTAGATACTGATTTCTGATACTTCAAACATCTTAGGATCTTTGTAATTACTTTGTTCATGTAGGGAAGACGTATGTGAAATGTGTATTTACATGGCTTCAATAAAGTAAGAAATTATCTGGTTAGACCACACTACTTTTAGTTACTGCACTAAGAGTTGAAATATATATGTGAAGTAAATTTGAAGAATAATGTTTGAATAGTTGAAGGGAGGGTGATATTTAATGTATTGGTTTAGCCAGTTGAGAGGGAGTGATTAGTATTGCACTTACACTCAAAGGtctattttggtttcttttagaTATGGCTATTTTGGCAAAGAGAAGcttaaggaaataaaactttTGGTTTGCAATATTGATGGATGTCTCACCAATGGCCACATTTATGTATCAGGAgaccaaaaagaaataatatcttaTGATGTAAAAGATGCTATTGGGATAAGTTTATTAAAGAAAAGTGGTATTGAGGTATGTGCTCCCTGAATATAGcagtatttcataatattttcattCAGGGTCAAAGAACATGCAAGGAATTAAgagatttaaatttttagtattaacttttaaaatatctgaaatttgGCCTTCATATGCCTAGAAAATTATTATACTATTTACTTTTAGAATAGAATTAGGAATTTGTTAATCAGCAaataatatttcttgttttattcagtAAGTATAAACATACTACTTTTAAATGGGAGCTATCTAGTGTTTCCCACAGGATCTTGCAACAAGAAAGATTTCCTAGATAATAGGTATGCCATTTCAGAAAAGGACAATAtcttgtggatttttaaaatctagcttATTCTTATGAATGACATTTTTGATTCTAAATAACTTAATgtaagtgtatttttttaaatgaaagctaaGATAATTATAATTTACCAGAAATCCTAAATATATGTTGCTAAGCAGCACGAGATAGGTTATAGACTTTCCTCTGGATAAATTGAATTATAGGAGAATCTTAGATTAGTATCAGACAATATATGTTGTAATTTTTACCTGTAGATAGAATCCTTTCtgttgtagaaaataaaatactgtgtCTCACCTTTACTGGGGCTATGAGAAATAAGCTTTGTTTTAAAGcatcatgattttaaaatgacagtCAGTTTTCTTACTTGGAACTTCAGAAGGTCAAAAGATGACTCGTTTGCGATTTGGACTATCTACAAGGTCAATTATTATGaaagatttctgttttcttcattttttaatttttccctttttcctccgATCCTGTTTTTTTTAAGGTGAGGCTAATCTCAGAAAGGGCCTGTTCAAAGCAGACGCTCTCTTCTTTAAAACTGGATTGCAAAATGGAAGTCAGTATATCAGACAAGCTAGCAGTTGTAGatgaatggagaaaagaaatgggCCTGTGCTGGAAAGAAGTGGCATATCTTGGTTGGTATCTTTTTATTCACCCGTAGTAAAATGGACCaggatttatttacttatttttaaagaaatgaataaataacaaagcACATCCCCCAGATGGGCATGATTGTAGGAAATAGGAACTCTCCTCCACTGCTGATGAAAGTGTTAAACTGGGACAGTCTTTCTGGAGGTTAGTTTGATAATGTGTATCAAATGAGGAATGATTACTAGCATAAGCTGTGACATCAGACCATACCACTGATTAGCCAGTTGTGATAAGATGGATgttgtttcctcctctgtaaactgGAGATACCAAGAGTACCTATTATCGTAGGGCTCTGGTAGGGATTAATAAAATGAGTAAAGCACTTAGCAGAATTTCTAGTACATAGGAATTACACTCTGAATATTTTTTGCTGTTAATTGAATGTACATACTTTTTCCCCAAATTCCAATTCCAGGAAAGAAGTGAGACAAATGGGCCACTAGTGAAGTTAAAAGAACCCACTTAAATGTCCTGCGAAAACTAGAATATCCCTAAAaaggaatactatgcaatcattACAAACAGTGCTATGACCTGTATTTATTTGCATGATCAAATATAACAATAAGTTTTTCACTTTGATATTAAGCAATACACTTATCAGGTACCCATGATGATACGCAGCATGGAACTGGTTGTGGGAGCTGTAGGCTTGCTGCTTGCTGAGCTTACAGCCTGATgatgtcaacattttaaaattgacaatGATAAGTTATTAAGATGCATAATAACTATAAATCATGCATGAAAGCAATATTTACAAGGGTAATATGAGCCTCAAAATAAGCGTAGGAATACTTTGGGAACATATGATCTAGGGACTTCAGGAATAACCCTTAAACCATGCATGAAGATTCAATGGACATAAATACTGCAGAATGTTTGAAAGGCAGATTCGATTTTcattagaagaaaacaattttaatgggATGTATAACAAATTCCAACTATACTTACTATCTTTGGGATATTAAGCAAGCTTCTATATACCTTAGTTTTCTACTTAGAACATAAACACAAACCAAattttataaagccatcagaaaggaaaacaaagataatgTAAAATACTTCACATAGTGCCTACAGATAGTAGTAAGTGTATCATTTATGTAGGTAAAACTCTAGAATTATATGTGTCAAAATGTAGTGATTATCTACAAATAGTGATAATTAggatgattttgatttttttgcttctattttttaaaaaaatatttctaccatgaatatgtattatttataagacattaaaaaaaaaaaaacactttaaaaggagaggtaagaaaatagagaagagcatttaaatttttattttaaactcagagcaggccaggcatgatggctcccaccactttgggaggctgaggcaggcagatccctggagctcaggagtttgagaccagcctgtgaaacatagtgaggccccatgtctactaaaaaacaaaaaactcagcaatgttttatatgggtgatataaatgtataaaaatatatttcttaaaaaatcaatacttttaaaagtaaaatttagtaAATAGAGCTTAAAGGCTGGATTATGCAAAAACTAACTTtaacttttattatcttttagtgaaaacaattcaaatctcaacacatttaataataaatgagaaaatttcaGTAGATAAGCAtagaacaaatttaaaagaaactctTCAACCAAGATTGTATTGTTGTATGTGGTCTAAACTATGGTAATAGTTTTACTGAGAATGGTGAATTGAAGATACTGGGAGCTTCTGAAATACATCTTATTCCAAAAAAGGGAtaaacagagaaggaagaaaaggatatCATTATGTCAGTGtgatttagtatttatttttattcttcaaaagtggtaatttttctgtaaatatcagTAAGTGGCATACCAATCAAAACTATTACAGATTTAAAGAGATTTAAGATATATatacggccgggcgcagtggctcaagcctgtaatcccagcactttgggaggccgagacgggcggatcacgaggtcgggagatcgagaccatcctggctaacatggtgaaaccccgtctctactaaaaagtacagaaa carries:
- the CMAS gene encoding N-acylneuraminate cytidylyltransferase isoform X4, whose protein sequence is MDSVEKGAATSVSNPRGRPSRGRPPKLQRNSRGGQGRGVEKPPHLAALILARGGSKGIPLKNIKHLAGVPLIGWVLRAALDSGAFQSVWVSTDHDEIENVAKQFGAQVHRRSSEVSKDSSTSLDAIIEFLNYHNEVDIVGNIQATSPCLHPTDLQKVAEMIREEGYDSVFSVVRRHQFRWSEIQKGVREVTEPLNLNPAKRPRRQDWDGELYENGSFYFAKRHLIEMGYLQGGKMAYYEMRAEHSVDIDVDIDWPIAEQRVLRYGYFGKEKLKEIKLLVCNIDGCLTNGHIYVSGDQKEIISYDVKDAIGISLLKKSGIEVRLISERACSKQTLSSLKLDCKMEVSISDKLAVVDEWRKEMGLCWKEVAYLGNEVSDEECLKRVGLSGAPADACSTAQKAVGYICKCNGGRGAIREFAEHIFLLMEKVSHLYSRFQLQPPCRRTSNIIFNPNPQLLSRHFLNYLGSICSI
- the CMAS gene encoding N-acylneuraminate cytidylyltransferase isoform X11, with the protein product MDSVEKGAATSVSNPRGRPSRGRPPKLQRNSRGGQGRGVEKPPHLAALILARGGSKGIPLKNIKHLAGVPLIGWVLRAALDSGAFQSVWVSTDHDEIENVAKQFGAQVHRRSSEVSKDSSTSLDAIIEFLNYHNEVDIVGNIQATSPCLHPTDLQKVAEMIREEGYDSVFSVVRRHQFRWSEIQKGVREVTEPLNLNPAKRPRRQDWDGELYENGSFYFAKRHLIEMGYLQGGKMAYYEMRAEHSVDIDVDIDWPIAEQRVLRYGYFGKEKLKEIKLLVCNIDGCLTNGHIYVSGDQKEIISYDVKDAIGISLLKKSGIEVRLISERACSKQTLSSLKLDCKMEVSISDKLAVVDEWRKEMGLCWKEVAYLGITSLFKVSATTSMQTNLKYNLQPQSSVECVTFDNPVLLSA
- the CMAS gene encoding N-acylneuraminate cytidylyltransferase isoform X1, whose product is MDSVEKGAATSVSNPRGRPSRGRPPKLQRNSRGGQGRGVEKPPHLAALILARGGSKGIPLKNIKHLAGVPLIGWVLRAALDSGAFQSVWVSTDHDEIENVAKQFGAQVHRRSSEVSKDSSTSLDAIIEFLNYHNEVDIVGNIQATSPCLHPTDLQKVAEMIREEGYDSVFSVVRRHQFRWSEIQKGVREVTEPLNLNPAKRPRRQDWDGELYENGSFYFAKRHLIEMGYLQGGKMAYYEMRAEHSVDIDVDIDWPIAEQRVLRYGYFGKEKLKEIKLLVCNIDGCLTNGHIYVSGDQKEIISYDVKDAIGISLLKKSGIEVRLISERACSKQTLSSLKLDCKMEVSISDKLAVVDEWRKEMGLCWKEVAYLGNEVSDEECLKRVGLSGAPADACSTAQKAVGYICKCNGGRGAIREFAEHIFLLMEKVSHLYSRFQLQPPCRRTSNIIFNPNPQLNVSPLITQCFYLPELVVKVLLNTVLKKVGLSPFH
- the CMAS gene encoding N-acylneuraminate cytidylyltransferase isoform X12, translated to MDSVEKGAATSVSNPRGRPSRGRPPKLQRNSRGGQGRGVEKPPHLAALILARGGSKGIPLKNIKHLAGVPLIGWVLRAALDSGAFQSVWVSTDHDEIENVAKQFGAQVHRRSSEVSKDSSTSLDAIIEFLNYHNEVDIVGNIQATSPCLHPTDLQKVAEMIREEGYDSVFSVVRRHQFRWSEIQKGVREVTEPLNLNPAKRPRRQDWDGELYENGSFYFAKRHLIEMGYLQGGKMAYYEMRAEHSVDIDVDIDWPIAEQRVLRYGYFGKEKLKEIKLLVCNIDGCLTNGHIYVSGDQKEIISYDVKDAIGISLLKKSGIEVRLISERACSKQTLSSLKLDCKMEVSISDKLAVVDEWRKEMGLCWKEVAYLGITSLFKVSATTSMQTNLKYNLQPQSSVAIKTFPELSWIYM
- the CMAS gene encoding N-acylneuraminate cytidylyltransferase isoform X9, with amino-acid sequence MDSVEKGAATSVSNPRGRPSRGRPPKLQRNSRGGQGRGVEKPPHLAALILARGGSKGIPLKNIKHLAGVPLIGWVLRAALDSGAFQSVWVSTDHDEIENVAKQFGAQVHRRSSEVSKDSSTSLDAIIEFLNYHNEVDIVGNIQATSPCLHPTDLQKVAEMIREEGYDSVFSVVRRHQFRWSEIQKGVREVTEPLNLNPAKRPRRQDWDGELYENGSFYFAKRHLIEMGYLQGGKMAYYEMRAEHSVDIDVDIDWPIAEQRVLRYGYFGKEKLKEIKLLVCNIDGCLTNGHIYVSGDQKEIISYDVKDAIGISLLKKSGIEVRLISERACSKQTLSSLKLDCKMEVSISDKLAVVDEWRKEMGLCWKEVAYLGITSLFKVSATTSMQTNLKYNLQPQSSVMRSHYITRLILNSCAVATHPPWPPKNLAAQA